The Paenibacillus sophorae genome has a segment encoding these proteins:
- a CDS encoding S41 family peptidase, with protein MYRKKSILAAALAFLLSAGLLAGCSGESSSPANANVASASPSQVPLDEKAVTAAANPEPPAGNEKSAPLTEKQKLQDFDYMYDVLKDNYPFFGVNKRLHGVDWLANREEYRHWIKDTATDEEFAEELEYILLKLNNGHTQMVGLQDYSYMKGIYETASYFRPWLEQMQKPAVLQRYGQENPRQQTHEGGTASEADSTNVLGKISRVNIRTQILEEGRTAYLGLPSFGMEYHDEPAIGEFLQKVKDYKTLIIDIRGNGGGSDAYWMDFVPMLISKPISSNNYLLYRGGDYAEPFLKSRGMTDFNPISLLKRQHLPNLPAEALTDFKNYQVETLKLSPTNSGGFTGKIYLLVDHVVYSSAEKFAAFAKSTGFATLVGERTGGDGLGMDPLVVALPNSGYVFRFSLQMGLNADGSCNDEVKTVPDYAADPVKTKYLMDDPTVKKVLELAGSYLLKADRCIVRGKPSKFHVQHFYRS; from the coding sequence ATGTATCGAAAAAAATCAATCCTCGCAGCGGCCCTGGCGTTTCTTTTGTCGGCCGGACTGTTAGCGGGCTGCAGCGGAGAAAGTTCTTCACCGGCGAATGCGAATGTCGCATCCGCTTCTCCCTCTCAGGTTCCGTTGGATGAGAAAGCGGTAACTGCAGCAGCGAATCCGGAGCCACCGGCAGGTAACGAGAAGTCCGCACCATTAACTGAGAAGCAGAAGCTGCAGGATTTCGATTATATGTATGACGTCCTTAAGGACAATTATCCTTTTTTCGGCGTAAACAAGCGGCTCCATGGGGTGGATTGGCTGGCGAACAGGGAGGAGTACCGCCACTGGATCAAGGACACGGCGACCGACGAGGAGTTCGCCGAAGAGTTGGAGTATATTCTGCTTAAGCTAAACAATGGACATACACAAATGGTGGGGCTGCAGGATTATTCCTATATGAAGGGCATTTATGAAACGGCTTCATACTTTCGTCCTTGGCTGGAACAGATGCAGAAGCCGGCTGTTCTTCAACGCTACGGGCAGGAGAATCCTAGGCAGCAGACCCATGAGGGGGGCACGGCTTCGGAAGCGGACAGCACAAATGTGCTCGGTAAGATCTCGCGAGTTAATATTCGGACACAAATTCTTGAAGAAGGCCGAACGGCCTACCTTGGGCTGCCCAGCTTTGGCATGGAATACCATGATGAACCCGCCATCGGCGAATTTTTACAGAAAGTAAAGGATTATAAAACGCTGATCATCGATATCAGAGGCAACGGGGGAGGCTCGGACGCTTATTGGATGGACTTTGTCCCGATGCTGATTTCCAAGCCTATTTCCAGTAATAACTATCTCCTGTATAGGGGAGGCGATTATGCCGAGCCATTCTTGAAGTCAAGAGGCATGACAGATTTTAACCCAATCTCCTTACTGAAGAGGCAGCATTTGCCTAATCTGCCCGCCGAAGCTTTGACCGATTTTAAAAATTATCAAGTAGAGACTCTTAAGCTATCTCCAACTAATTCTGGGGGATTCACAGGGAAGATCTATCTGCTGGTGGATCACGTCGTCTATTCATCTGCGGAAAAGTTTGCCGCGTTTGCAAAAAGCACAGGCTTTGCCACCTTGGTAGGGGAACGCACCGGCGGCGACGGACTGGGGATGGACCCTCTTGTCGTCGCGCTGCCCAATAGCGGCTATGTGTTCCGGTTCTCCCTTCAGATGGGCTTGAATGCGGATGGCTCCTGTAATGATGAGGTGAAGACCGTGCCGGATTACGCTGCCGATCCCGTGAAAACGAAATATTTAATGGACGATCCTACCGTAAAAAAAGTGCTGGAACTTGCCGGCTCATATTTGTTGAAGGCTGACCGCTGTATTGTCCGAGGTAAGCCGTCCAAATTTCATGTGCAGCATTTTTACCGCTCCTAA
- a CDS encoding GNAT family N-acetyltransferase, producing MIKLVQMDEATFQFFLSQSTSDFAEEKVKSGAWEPDNALKQSKEAMTRFLPAGLNTEGAYLYSVVEEESDTHVGYIWFNVTEGRRGREAFIYDIYIFEPFQGKGYGKLAMQALDEEARSMNVRKIGLHVFGQNQRAFELYKKMGYGVTDITMSKEL from the coding sequence ATGATAAAACTGGTTCAAATGGACGAAGCGACGTTTCAATTCTTCCTCAGTCAATCAACCAGCGACTTTGCCGAGGAGAAGGTAAAATCGGGAGCGTGGGAACCGGATAACGCGCTGAAGCAGTCTAAAGAGGCGATGACGCGCTTTTTGCCCGCCGGGCTGAATACCGAAGGCGCTTATCTGTACTCGGTGGTTGAGGAAGAGAGTGATACCCATGTCGGTTACATCTGGTTCAACGTTACTGAAGGACGCCGCGGCCGCGAAGCATTTATTTACGACATTTATATTTTTGAACCGTTTCAGGGCAAGGGGTACGGCAAGCTGGCCATGCAGGCGCTCGACGAAGAGGCCCGCAGCATGAATGTCCGCAAAATCGGTCTGCATGTGTTCGGCCAGAACCAACGCGCATTCGAACTGTACAAAAAAATGGGCTACGGCGTGACCGACATTACGATGTCGAAAGAGCTTTAA
- the fni gene encoding type 2 isopentenyl-diphosphate Delta-isomerase, producing MKTTAKASDSRPHLLEGKTGERKIEHVRLCLNEDVGGRGVATGFERYRFRHNALPELNFDDITLNTVFLGRSLRTPLLISSMTGGSAATGEINARLAEAAQRRGWALGVGSIRAALERPELESTFRVRERAPDIPVIANLGAVQLSYGFDAGDCRRAVEIAEADWLVLHLNGLQEVFQPEGNTGFGSLLPKIEQVCRTLEVPVGVKEVGWGIDGETALKLYGAGVSFIDVSGAGGTSWSQVEKFRSADPVRRAAAEAFADWGIPTADCIADVRAAAPEGALIGSGGLQSGVDAAKALALGADLAGFGRSLLGPAVESEEALEAALEQAELELRTAMFGIGVSSVGALRGTPRLMRI from the coding sequence ATGAAGACCACAGCCAAGGCCTCGGACTCCCGTCCGCATCTCCTAGAAGGAAAGACAGGGGAGCGGAAGATCGAGCATGTACGCCTGTGCTTGAATGAAGACGTAGGCGGCAGAGGAGTTGCTACAGGCTTTGAACGTTACCGGTTCCGGCACAATGCGCTGCCGGAACTGAACTTTGACGATATAACGCTGAACACAGTCTTTCTCGGCCGGAGTTTGCGCACCCCGCTGCTGATCAGCTCGATGACCGGCGGCAGCGCCGCCACCGGAGAGATTAACGCGCGGCTCGCCGAGGCGGCCCAGCGGCGGGGCTGGGCGCTGGGCGTAGGTTCGATCCGGGCCGCATTGGAGCGCCCGGAGCTTGAGTCTACGTTCCGGGTGCGGGAACGGGCCCCGGATATTCCTGTCATCGCGAACCTTGGTGCGGTTCAGCTGTCTTACGGTTTTGATGCAGGCGACTGCCGCCGGGCGGTGGAAATCGCCGAGGCCGACTGGCTGGTGCTTCATCTGAACGGCCTTCAGGAGGTGTTCCAGCCGGAAGGGAACACGGGCTTCGGCTCGCTGCTGCCGAAGATCGAGCAGGTGTGCCGCACTCTGGAGGTTCCGGTCGGCGTCAAGGAAGTCGGCTGGGGCATCGACGGCGAGACGGCGCTCAAGCTGTACGGCGCCGGAGTGTCATTCATTGACGTGAGCGGAGCGGGCGGAACGTCATGGAGCCAGGTTGAGAAGTTCCGCAGCGCCGATCCGGTAAGGCGCGCCGCCGCCGAGGCGTTCGCGGATTGGGGCATCCCGACCGCCGATTGCATTGCGGACGTGCGCGCCGCTGCTCCTGAAGGCGCATTGATCGGCAGCGGGGGCTTACAAAGCGGCGTTGACGCCGCCAAGGCGCTGGCGCTCGGCGCCGATCTTGCCGGCTTCGGCCGGAGCCTACTCGGCCCGGCGGTGGAATCGGAGGAGGCGCTGGAAGCGGCGCTTGAGCAGGCCGAACTGGAGCTGAGGACAGCGATGTTCGGCATCGGCGTCTCCTCCGTGGGTGCCCTTCGCGGCACGCCGAGGCTTATGCGCATTTAA
- the cls gene encoding cardiolipin synthase: MRRGIQSTIIIGALLAFYYFGFGIFGSTGGTIISIFSTLTVVSIGLAIFMENRNPSATMAWILLLALIPVVGLVFYFLFGQNVFKRRKYDKKAQRDLMAYEQIENDALRLHQDWSMFNSTQRKLLGLSQRLARSPISFSSETRVLTNGEETFGTLLLELRQAKHHIHMEYYIFRADEIGTRIQQILIEKARSGVKVRFMYDAVGSIQLSQSFLKALSDAGVKVAAYGRSKSFFSSRVNYRNHRKIVVIDGDVGFMGGLNVGDEYLSRSKTYGFWRDTHMLVRGEAVRTMQIIFLLDWMHTTGERILEQDYLSPQLRYTGDGGAVQIIASGPDNERQTLKNIFFSMITSAKKSVWIATPYFIPDEDIYTALQVAALSGLDVRLLFPAKPDKWLPFLASHSYFPALLEAGVKIFEYEKGFIHSKLLIIDGEIATIGTANMDMRSFHLNFEVNALLLQTDSVKRIVSDFERDLLSTSQIVHEKFMDKRLPERLLESAARLMSPLL, from the coding sequence ATGAGAAGAGGAATACAGTCAACGATCATCATAGGAGCTTTGCTTGCTTTTTATTATTTTGGCTTTGGCATTTTCGGCAGCACCGGCGGTACGATCATCAGTATTTTTTCCACGCTGACAGTCGTTTCGATCGGACTCGCCATTTTTATGGAGAACCGCAACCCGTCGGCGACGATGGCCTGGATTCTGCTGCTTGCGCTGATTCCGGTAGTGGGACTCGTGTTCTATTTCCTATTCGGGCAAAATGTGTTCAAGCGCCGTAAATACGACAAAAAGGCCCAACGCGACCTGATGGCCTATGAGCAGATTGAGAACGATGCCCTGCGCCTGCATCAGGATTGGTCGATGTTTAATTCCACGCAGCGCAAGCTGCTTGGCCTGTCGCAGCGTCTGGCGCGTTCGCCGATCTCCTTCTCTTCGGAGACGCGGGTGCTTACCAATGGCGAGGAGACGTTCGGAACGCTCCTGCTGGAGCTGCGCCAGGCGAAGCACCATATCCACATGGAGTATTATATTTTCCGCGCTGACGAGATCGGGACCAGAATTCAGCAGATTCTCATTGAAAAAGCCCGTTCCGGCGTCAAGGTCCGCTTCATGTATGATGCCGTTGGCAGCATACAGTTGTCCCAAAGCTTTCTGAAGGCTTTGAGCGATGCGGGGGTGAAAGTGGCGGCGTACGGCAGATCCAAGAGCTTTTTCTCCAGCAGGGTCAACTACCGGAATCACCGCAAAATAGTGGTTATCGACGGCGATGTCGGCTTTATGGGCGGGCTCAATGTGGGGGATGAGTATTTGAGCCGCAGCAAAACATACGGCTTCTGGCGTGACACGCATATGCTTGTTCGGGGCGAGGCGGTGCGGACGATGCAGATTATTTTTCTGCTGGACTGGATGCACACGACCGGCGAGCGGATTTTGGAGCAGGATTATTTATCGCCGCAGCTTCGGTATACCGGGGACGGCGGGGCGGTGCAGATTATCGCGAGCGGCCCGGACAATGAGAGGCAGACACTCAAAAATATCTTCTTCTCCATGATCACCTCGGCCAAGAAGTCGGTGTGGATTGCCACGCCGTATTTTATCCCTGACGAGGACATCTACACGGCGCTGCAAGTGGCCGCTCTTTCGGGGCTGGATGTGCGCCTGCTGTTCCCGGCCAAGCCGGACAAGTGGCTGCCGTTTCTTGCGTCCCATTCCTATTTCCCGGCCTTGCTGGAAGCGGGCGTCAAAATTTTCGAGTATGAAAAAGGGTTTATTCATTCCAAGCTGCTTATCATCGACGGCGAAATCGCCACCATCGGCACGGCCAACATGGATATGCGCAGCTTCCATTTGAACTTCGAAGTGAACGCGCTGCTGCTGCAGACGGACAGCGTCAAGCGCATCGTCTCCGATTTTGAGCGTGATCTGCTGTCCACATCGCAGATTGTCCACGAGAAGTTTATGGATAAGCGGCTGCCGGAGCGGCTGCTGGAATCGGCCGCAAGGCTGATGTCGCCGCTGCTGTAA
- a CDS encoding gluconokinase: MGLFIGLDIGTTSTEVFLYERQGKIRGRGKAACPLLVPEPGRAEQRPDEMIAAVLQALRLAMISGGAKPDDIEAVGVSASMHNVMAVDKDGKPMTPLLTWADNRSAPQIEELRRSGAAKELYELTGTPVHPMSPLGKLLWWKENKPGLFEQAYKFISIKEYLLHQLFGIYALDVSSAAATGMLDVSGRGWCGKALELIGIGKERLGEIVPVAEVLRGMKPEIAEACGLLPHTPWVVGASDGALANIGSGAAALGSTAVTIGATGAVRQFADKPLIDPEGRTFCYAFSADRWLIGSSTSSGGIALNWFKEQFMGGSLPGAERRDAIRAHPERRQRRGRQHAVIDSARPGGHIGSGQGSFDDIIAAAMSVPAGADGLLFLPYLSGERAPCWNPDARGVFAGAGLHHGRQHFARAVLEGGLFAVKSVTETLGELAGRPDRLLASGDFASSAIWTGLLADMTGLRIDVPDRCEASAYGAAMLAMLATGELGSLDQADERIKIVRSHAPNEGNRAVYEKLYPLFKDIYRRLEPVFPVLSSMQGRV; this comes from the coding sequence ATGGGGCTGTTCATCGGACTGGATATCGGAACTACAAGTACGGAGGTATTTCTGTACGAAAGGCAAGGTAAAATCCGTGGACGCGGCAAGGCGGCCTGCCCCCTGCTTGTTCCGGAGCCGGGAAGGGCGGAGCAGCGGCCGGATGAAATGATAGCGGCCGTCCTGCAGGCGTTACGCCTCGCGATGATAAGCGGCGGAGCGAAGCCGGATGATATCGAGGCGGTAGGTGTCAGCGCATCGATGCACAATGTCATGGCGGTGGATAAGGATGGAAAGCCGATGACTCCCCTGCTCACCTGGGCGGATAACCGCAGCGCTCCGCAGATCGAGGAATTGAGGCGCAGTGGCGCGGCGAAAGAGCTATACGAACTGACCGGTACGCCCGTCCATCCCATGTCACCGCTGGGCAAGCTGCTGTGGTGGAAGGAGAACAAGCCCGGGCTGTTCGAACAAGCATACAAGTTCATTTCTATCAAGGAATACCTGCTGCATCAACTTTTCGGTATATACGCGCTTGATGTGTCATCGGCAGCGGCTACAGGCATGCTGGACGTCTCCGGACGGGGCTGGTGCGGCAAGGCGCTGGAACTGATCGGGATAGGGAAGGAGCGGCTCGGCGAAATCGTGCCGGTGGCTGAGGTGCTCCGGGGCATGAAGCCGGAGATAGCGGAAGCCTGCGGACTGCTGCCTCATACGCCATGGGTAGTCGGAGCTAGCGACGGCGCACTCGCCAATATCGGCTCCGGCGCGGCTGCTCTTGGAAGCACTGCCGTTACAATTGGCGCAACCGGCGCGGTCCGGCAGTTTGCGGACAAACCGCTGATCGACCCGGAGGGGCGCACCTTCTGTTATGCTTTCAGCGCAGACCGCTGGCTCATCGGAAGCTCGACCAGCAGCGGCGGCATCGCCCTGAACTGGTTCAAGGAGCAGTTCATGGGCGGCTCCCTGCCCGGTGCGGAGAGAAGAGATGCTATTCGGGCGCACCCGGAGAGAAGGCAGCGCCGGGGGCGGCAGCACGCCGTCATTGATTCCGCCAGGCCCGGGGGCCATATCGGGAGCGGACAAGGCTCGTTCGACGACATAATCGCCGCCGCCATGTCGGTTCCGGCAGGTGCGGACGGGCTGCTGTTCCTCCCTTATCTGAGCGGAGAGCGCGCTCCATGCTGGAACCCGGATGCCCGCGGCGTATTTGCGGGCGCGGGACTGCACCATGGACGACAGCATTTCGCGCGGGCTGTACTGGAAGGGGGGCTGTTCGCGGTGAAGAGCGTGACGGAAACGCTCGGCGAGCTGGCCGGACGGCCGGATCGGCTGCTCGCTTCTGGCGATTTCGCCTCTTCGGCGATCTGGACCGGTCTCTTGGCCGACATGACGGGTCTGCGGATTGATGTGCCGGACCGCTGCGAAGCCTCCGCTTACGGAGCCGCGATGCTGGCGATGCTCGCGACGGGCGAGCTGGGCTCGCTGGATCAGGCCGACGAGCGAATCAAGATCGTAAGAAGCCATGCCCCAAACGAGGGTAACCGCGCCGTGTACGAGAAGCTGTATCCGCTGTTCAAAGATATTTACCGGCGGCTGGAGCCCGTGTTTCCGGTGCTATCCTCAATGCAAGGCCGTGTGTAG
- a CDS encoding TorD/DmsD family molecular chaperone, whose protein sequence is MTTMTVPTLDVSEAFNRWLESRGFIYQLFSDFFGRRPTLSLIAQWSRNRQIGAAAEMSEGGRELKRYLHSQNPHDLLKVCEKEAAEYDRLMRDETVIGLKPREAALLGEAEEFCNVISDVYASAGIVFKKCGDEADDHIAIEMEFMAVLHDRMLYNSFSARSALEQLSTQENFLKEHLLLWAPEFCERLNSATDSPLYRGLSRMLEEFLPYDLQMLQSWKASLESTAAAM, encoded by the coding sequence ATGACCACTATGACCGTTCCTACCCTTGACGTTTCGGAGGCCTTCAACCGTTGGCTGGAAAGCAGGGGATTTATATACCAGCTGTTTTCGGATTTTTTCGGAAGAAGACCGACCCTGTCGCTAATCGCGCAGTGGAGCCGCAACCGGCAAATCGGCGCTGCCGCGGAGATGTCGGAGGGAGGGCGTGAGCTGAAGCGCTACTTGCACAGCCAGAACCCGCATGATCTTCTTAAGGTCTGCGAGAAAGAAGCTGCGGAATACGACCGGTTGATGCGTGACGAAACCGTGATCGGCCTTAAGCCGAGAGAAGCGGCCCTGCTGGGAGAAGCGGAGGAATTCTGCAATGTAATTTCCGATGTGTATGCGTCCGCAGGCATCGTATTCAAAAAATGCGGCGACGAAGCCGACGATCATATTGCCATCGAGATGGAGTTTATGGCCGTGCTTCATGATCGTATGCTGTATAACAGCTTTTCGGCCCGAAGCGCGCTGGAACAACTGAGCACCCAGGAGAACTTCCTCAAGGAGCATTTGCTGCTCTGGGCGCCTGAATTCTGCGAAAGATTGAATTCGGCGACCGACAGCCCGCTGTACCGGGGATTATCCCGTATGCTGGAGGAGTTCCTTCCTTATGATCTGCAGATGCTGCAATCCTGGAAAGCTTCTCTGGAGAGCACTGCGGCGGCGATGTAA
- the moaA gene encoding GTP 3',8-cyclase MoaA, producing the protein MELLTDPFGRVHDYMRISVTDRCNLRCIYCMPAEGMHFQPHDEIMSYEEIAAVVKALAPAGLRKVRLTGGEPLVRKELERLVAMLSSIPGIEDISLTTNGLLLPAKAAALKAAGLSRVNISLDSLRQERYSMITRGGNVAKVLKGIEAAHAAGLSPIKLNVVLMKGINDDEIKDFIALTINSPLNVRFIEYMPIGSASDAWRQSYLPLERVLEACREAGWETEEAHPPAGNGPSQDSRVVGAKGTFGLIHPVSEHFCDNCNRLRLTADGHIKACLYWSDEFNVRPLTGDPEAVRGLFRKALGGKPHNHEMALALEKKAQSHTPTSRRMSQIGG; encoded by the coding sequence ATGGAACTGCTGACAGACCCTTTTGGACGCGTACACGATTATATGCGCATTTCGGTTACTGACCGCTGCAATCTGCGCTGTATATATTGTATGCCTGCGGAAGGAATGCATTTCCAGCCGCATGACGAGATCATGAGCTATGAAGAAATCGCCGCTGTCGTGAAGGCGCTCGCTCCAGCCGGCCTGCGCAAAGTGCGCCTTACCGGCGGCGAGCCGCTGGTACGCAAAGAATTAGAGCGGCTGGTCGCCATGCTGTCCTCCATTCCGGGCATTGAGGATATTTCACTTACCACCAACGGCCTGCTGCTGCCCGCCAAAGCGGCGGCGCTCAAGGCAGCCGGTCTTTCGAGGGTAAATATCAGTCTCGACTCCCTGCGGCAGGAGCGTTACTCGATGATTACGCGCGGCGGCAATGTAGCCAAAGTGCTGAAAGGGATCGAGGCGGCGCACGCCGCAGGGCTGTCGCCCATCAAGCTTAATGTGGTGCTCATGAAAGGCATCAACGACGACGAGATCAAGGATTTTATCGCCCTTACTATCAATAGTCCGCTGAATGTGCGGTTTATCGAATATATGCCGATCGGCAGCGCGAGCGACGCCTGGCGGCAGTCGTACCTGCCGCTCGAAAGAGTGCTCGAAGCCTGCCGCGAAGCCGGGTGGGAGACCGAGGAAGCGCATCCGCCAGCCGGAAACGGCCCGTCCCAGGACAGCCGTGTCGTCGGCGCCAAAGGCACATTCGGTCTGATTCATCCGGTAAGCGAGCATTTTTGCGACAACTGCAACCGGCTGCGGCTTACAGCCGACGGTCATATCAAAGCTTGCCTGTACTGGTCCGACGAATTCAACGTGCGGCCGCTGACCGGTGATCCGGAGGCCGTGCGCGGTTTATTCCGCAAGGCGCTTGGAGGCAAGCCCCATAATCACGAAATGGCGCTGGCGCTGGAGAAGAAAGCCCAGAGCCATACGCCTACGAGCCGCCGCATGTCGCAAATCGGCGGTTAA
- a CDS encoding LysE/ArgO family amino acid transporter produces MMEAVIHGMVLAIGLILPLGAQNIFVFNQGALQPRYKGALPAIITAALCDTLLIFAAVGGVSLAVLSLNWLTPFIYGAGIVFLAVMGWKILQGGQAGKRDVILPSKEQIAFALSVSLLNPHALMDTVGVIGTSSLQYGGTERWAFAAAAAGVSWLWFIALAAAGSALGKADPSGRLVRALNIVSSLLLWAMAGYMARQLWSLLEA; encoded by the coding sequence TTGATGGAAGCCGTTATTCATGGAATGGTGTTGGCCATAGGCCTTATTCTGCCGCTTGGAGCGCAGAATATCTTTGTGTTTAACCAAGGGGCGCTGCAGCCGCGATACAAGGGGGCGCTTCCCGCTATAATAACGGCGGCGCTGTGCGATACGCTGCTGATCTTTGCAGCCGTAGGGGGAGTGTCCCTGGCTGTACTGTCGCTGAATTGGCTGACGCCCTTCATTTACGGGGCGGGGATCGTCTTTTTGGCTGTAATGGGCTGGAAAATCCTGCAGGGGGGCCAGGCGGGTAAACGCGACGTTATTCTTCCTTCAAAAGAGCAGATCGCCTTTGCGTTGTCGGTGTCGCTGCTGAATCCGCATGCTTTGATGGATACGGTGGGCGTGATCGGTACAAGCTCCCTGCAGTATGGCGGCACGGAGCGCTGGGCGTTCGCCGCAGCCGCCGCCGGGGTATCATGGCTGTGGTTCATCGCCTTGGCCGCCGCCGGAAGTGCGCTCGGCAAGGCCGATCCCTCCGGCAGGCTGGTTCGGGCGCTGAACATTGTCTCTTCGCTGCTGCTGTGGGCGATGGCCGGATATATGGCCCGGCAGCTGTGGAGCTTGCTTGAGGCTTAA
- a CDS encoding PLP-dependent aminotransferase family protein: MQNRPPLSGSSRDRLRSVVASLADWRPERDSPLPIYVQIAGYFRAKIASGDWPEGMKLPPQRELAHQLGVNRSTVVAALGQLAALGLIEGRQGGGTRVAGKERTQEPAGSWNDYVEEGIHYPNLPTVQAINRLEFRPELLRLGTGEPAPELLPGEQMRSILADLTREVLPLAYEEPLGSLRLRRAVSKELGRTGIQAGPSSILILSGALQGIQLISLGLLPKGAAVLLEKPSYLYSIHSFQSAGVKLHGLPMDERGLVTEGLEARAARTKAALLYTIPSFHNPTGILMDAERRRELMEKTAALGLPVLEDGAYQDLWLDTPPPLPLKALDRNGQVLHLGTLSKSASPGLRIGWVAGPEQVIRRLADIKMQTDYGASSLSQLAAAKWLEDGCHERHTDALRLTLRQRRDLMLELLERHFAGLAEWSKPSGGFYVWLRLSKPLPLPKLFRTALAEGLLLNTGDLYDRSDARHLRLSYAYASPSGLEQGIAKLAELVRRMGRLS, encoded by the coding sequence ATGCAGAACCGGCCACCACTCTCCGGCAGCAGCCGAGACAGGCTAAGAAGCGTCGTCGCTTCTTTGGCGGATTGGCGTCCGGAGAGGGACTCGCCGCTGCCGATTTACGTGCAAATTGCAGGATATTTCCGCGCCAAAATTGCCAGCGGCGACTGGCCCGAAGGCATGAAGCTGCCTCCGCAGCGCGAGTTGGCCCATCAGCTTGGCGTCAACCGCAGCACGGTTGTTGCCGCACTCGGCCAGTTGGCCGCGCTCGGGCTCATTGAAGGAAGACAAGGAGGGGGCACAAGGGTAGCGGGGAAAGAGAGAACGCAGGAACCAGCGGGAAGCTGGAACGATTATGTGGAGGAAGGCATCCATTATCCCAATTTGCCGACCGTTCAGGCGATCAACCGCCTGGAGTTTAGGCCGGAGCTGCTTCGGCTCGGAACCGGAGAGCCCGCCCCCGAGCTGCTGCCGGGCGAGCAGATGCGCTCCATTCTTGCGGATCTGACCCGGGAAGTGCTGCCGCTAGCGTATGAGGAGCCGCTCGGCAGTCTGCGGCTCCGGCGCGCGGTCAGCAAAGAGCTCGGGAGAACCGGCATTCAGGCAGGACCATCCTCGATTCTGATTCTCTCCGGGGCGCTTCAGGGCATTCAGCTTATTTCCCTTGGGCTGCTGCCGAAAGGGGCGGCCGTTCTATTGGAGAAGCCCTCTTATTTGTATTCTATTCATTCTTTCCAGTCGGCGGGAGTCAAGCTGCACGGCCTGCCCATGGATGAGCGGGGTCTAGTAACGGAAGGGCTTGAGGCCCGGGCAGCCCGGACCAAGGCGGCGCTGCTGTATACGATTCCGTCCTTTCATAACCCGACCGGTATTCTTATGGACGCGGAGCGGCGGCGGGAACTGATGGAGAAGACGGCGGCGCTGGGATTGCCCGTGCTGGAGGATGGAGCCTATCAGGACCTGTGGCTGGACACGCCTCCGCCGCTGCCGCTCAAAGCGCTGGACCGGAATGGACAGGTGCTGCACCTGGGCACTTTGTCGAAATCCGCCAGTCCCGGACTGCGTATCGGCTGGGTTGCCGGTCCCGAGCAGGTGATCCGGCGTCTGGCCGATATCAAAATGCAAACCGACTATGGCGCAAGCTCCCTTTCGCAGCTCGCAGCGGCCAAGTGGCTGGAGGACGGCTGCCATGAACGGCATACAGACGCCCTCCGTCTCACGCTGCGCCAGCGCCGTGATCTGATGCTGGAGCTGCTGGAGCGCCATTTTGCCGGACTGGCGGAGTGGAGCAAGCCTTCAGGCGGCTTCTATGTATGGCTGCGTCTGAGCAAGCCCCTCCCGCTGCCGAAGCTGTTTCGCACGGCGCTTGCGGAAGGGCTGCTGCTGAACACCGGCGATCTGTACGACCGTTCGGACGCTAGGCATCTTCGCCTTTCTTACGCCTATGCCTCCCCGTCCGGGCTGGAACAAGGGATTGCCAAGCTGGCAGAGCTTGTCCGGCGGATGGGCCGGCTGTCCTGA